Sequence from the Leptospira dzoumogneensis genome:
TCCATAAAAGAATTCCCGAATAAGGAATCTATCTTTTCTCTTTCTTCCTTTTTCGGCGCGGAGAAGATGAGTGCATGAGGCGCCTTGGGTGCTTCTTCTTTTTCTATCATGATCCTAACGGTATCTGCTAAAAACCAGGAGGATCTGAGTTTACCATCCTCGTAAAAATGATCCTTTTCGAAGGAAAGGCCGGGAATAGTTATATAAAACTTTTTTAATGTTTCCGGATCCTGTGTGGAAATTGCTATATGATGGATCATTCCAGGATCACCAGATCCGAATATTCGGGATGTCTTTTGAGATAAGTCTGCACAAAGGAACAATTCGGGATGATCTTTTTTGTTTCCGCTCTTGCAGCTTTTAGTGCCGCTTCTGCGAGTTGGGAGGCGATCCCTTTTCCCCTGAAATTGGTCGGA
This genomic interval carries:
- a CDS encoding VOC family protein, yielding MIHHIAISTQDPETLKKFYITIPGLSFEKDHFYEDGKLRSSWFLADTVRIMIEKEEAPKAPHALIFSAPKKEEREKIDSLFGNSFMEKTDYTKYFKDPDGNRLGFSSYPDPWD
- a CDS encoding GNAT family N-acetyltransferase, which translates into the protein MNSVQHDVAGKKFLILQDGREAHLVYREIGSHVWDLYHTFVPTNFRGKGIASQLAEAALKAARAETKKIIPNCSFVQTYLKRHPEYSDLVILE